One Opitutia bacterium DNA segment encodes these proteins:
- the upp gene encoding uracil phosphoribosyltransferase: MPLHVLAHPLALHVLTHLRDKTTKPVLFRTLSYQISLLLALEATRDLATVEKEIETPLETMKSKVLAKPLVIVPILRAGLGMLQPFHDIFPDVSVGYVGLERDHETAIARSYYCKLPPLAGARVLVVDPMLATGGSAAQALSLVKAQGATDIGFVCIVAAPEGVETVQKAHPEIPIHAGALDRQLNSRKYILPGLGDFGDRLYGT; this comes from the coding sequence ATGCCGCTCCACGTCCTCGCCCATCCGCTCGCGCTGCACGTCCTCACGCATCTGCGCGACAAGACCACCAAGCCCGTGCTCTTCCGCACGCTGAGCTACCAGATTTCGCTGCTCCTCGCTCTCGAAGCCACGCGCGACCTCGCCACCGTGGAAAAGGAAATCGAGACGCCGCTCGAGACGATGAAAAGCAAGGTGCTCGCGAAGCCGCTGGTCATCGTGCCGATCCTGCGCGCCGGCCTCGGCATGCTGCAGCCGTTCCACGATATTTTTCCCGACGTCTCCGTCGGCTACGTCGGCCTCGAGCGCGACCATGAGACGGCGATCGCGCGCAGCTATTATTGCAAACTCCCGCCGCTCGCCGGCGCGCGCGTCCTCGTGGTCGATCCGATGCTCGCCACCGGCGGCAGCGCCGCGCAGGCGCTCTCGCTCGTGAAGGCGCAGGGTGCGACCGACATCGGCTTCGTCTGCATCGTCGCCGCGCCCGAGGGCGTGGAAACCGTGCAGAAGGCGCACCCGGAAATCCCCATTCACGCCGGTGCGCTCGATCGTCAGCTCAACTCCCGCAAATACATCCTGCCCGGCCTCGGCGACTTCGGCGACCGGCTCTACGGCACGTGA
- a CDS encoding nucleotide pyrophosphohydrolase, with translation MEFSQLSDRAMQIRECFARYEQRRVGRTWSREEIAQGFVVDVGDLMKLVMAKAGARRVEGDVDAKLAHELSDCLWSVLVLAKLYGFDLEQEFVKTMDELERGTAAKTEQDY, from the coding sequence ATGGAATTTTCCCAGCTCTCCGACCGCGCGATGCAGATCCGCGAGTGTTTCGCCCGCTACGAACAGCGCCGCGTCGGCCGCACGTGGTCGCGCGAGGAGATCGCGCAGGGGTTCGTCGTCGATGTCGGCGACCTGATGAAACTCGTCATGGCCAAGGCCGGCGCGCGCCGCGTCGAGGGCGACGTCGACGCAAAACTCGCGCACGAACTGAGCGACTGCCTCTGGAGCGTGCTCGTGCTGGCCAAGCTCTACGGCTTCGATCTGGAGCAGGAGTTCGTGAAAACGATGGACGAGCTCGAGCGCGGCACGGCGGCGAAGACCGAGCAGGATTACTGA
- a CDS encoding class I SAM-dependent methyltransferase, giving the protein MQIDRPGLIVADQWKDYQLLDCGDGMKQERWGAYTLVRPDPQIIWPKTGDRTWKGWDGFYHRSESGGGKWEFRTKLPDQWTISYGKLTFRIHPTSFKHTGLFPEQAVNWDWFFQKIRDARATGREVSVLNLFGYTGAASVAAAAAGASVCHVDAAEGMVKWCRENAALSGLADAPVRYIVDDCLKFVRREIKRGRKYDAIIMDPPTYGRGSTGEMWRLEDHLWELLSECKQVLSDRPVFFLINAYTARLSPSVVINLLDGLLRDAGGRIHGGEVGLPIQRDGKILPCGIYGRWECA; this is encoded by the coding sequence ATGCAAATCGACCGCCCGGGCCTCATCGTCGCCGACCAGTGGAAGGACTACCAGCTCCTCGACTGCGGCGACGGCATGAAGCAGGAGCGCTGGGGCGCTTACACGCTCGTCCGCCCCGACCCGCAGATCATCTGGCCCAAGACCGGCGACCGCACCTGGAAGGGCTGGGACGGTTTCTACCACCGCAGCGAGAGCGGTGGCGGCAAGTGGGAGTTCCGCACCAAGCTGCCCGACCAGTGGACGATCAGCTACGGCAAGCTCACGTTCCGCATCCATCCCACGAGCTTCAAGCACACCGGCCTGTTCCCCGAGCAGGCGGTGAACTGGGATTGGTTTTTCCAGAAAATCCGCGACGCTCGCGCCACCGGCCGCGAAGTGAGCGTGCTGAATCTCTTCGGCTACACCGGCGCCGCCTCCGTCGCGGCGGCCGCGGCGGGCGCGAGCGTCTGCCACGTCGACGCCGCTGAAGGCATGGTGAAATGGTGCCGCGAAAACGCCGCGCTGTCCGGCCTCGCCGACGCGCCCGTGCGCTACATCGTCGACGACTGCCTGAAATTCGTCCGCCGCGAGATCAAGCGCGGCCGCAAATACGACGCCATCATCATGGACCCGCCGACCTACGGCCGCGGGAGCACCGGCGAGATGTGGCGGCTGGAAGATCACCTCTGGGAATTGCTCAGCGAGTGCAAACAGGTGCTGAGCGACCGCCCCGTGTTTTTTCTCATCAACGCTTACACGGCGCGCCTCTCGCCCTCGGTCGTCATCAACCTCCTCGACGGCCTGCTGCGCGACGCCGGCGGCCGCATCCACGGCGGCGAAGTCGGCCTGCCGATCCAGCGTGACGGCAAAATCCTCCCGTGCGGCATCTACGGCCGTTGGGAGTGCGCGTGA
- a CDS encoding S9 family peptidase yields MNRHFGRATLCGLAGLALLACAEARADAEKSTGAAAVPPPLLPVEDFARPPDITAAKLSPDGKHLGYLFAREKRLELGIMPLETERARSFSYGYWPVVGFDWLSSERLLIWEGGLAAINRNFSMMTGLTGWIRHETQRGDANYLWTDEVLGHRGPDKQRILINDFDHKGWGKKAEWFPNVLEMDASSAMFRTYILNPGRVAQWLQGWDGEVRFGVVKGEKVEDPYQLIQRDGPGQPWRKRELGERARHFWISGISADGGTLYVSREGPTRRWELAELDLKTGAVAEAPLFRAGDYDLTPPEWMPVFAGETLAKPIFSEGYQRLLGVRYVTDGPHEYWFNPDLENIQKQIQQMHPDHVNLIVSMDDAVKRLLVLSYSAREPGLYTLVDLETGKVRVLARRCPWIKPEHMADTYPVACTARDGLALHGYLTLPTGRPQRDLPMVTLVHGGPWVRDVWGYDPIVQFLANRGYAVLQVNYRGSSGYGAEFLDQGAKEIGGKIQDDITDMTGWVVKQGIADPRRLAIMGASYGGYSTLFALAQTPAMYRCGISFAGVADWPLLWKSRADDAAKESYYYWSKRIGDMEDPAVQQRLAAVSPVHMAGQMTAPLLLIHGKADNTVPFEHSEAMAAALTKAGRPPQTLYLNEVGHWIPSHEKGVKFYQAIERFLAQHLKAP; encoded by the coding sequence ATGAATCGGCACTTCGGGAGGGCCACCCTGTGCGGGCTGGCGGGGCTCGCGCTGCTGGCTTGCGCGGAAGCGCGGGCGGACGCGGAGAAATCAACCGGTGCGGCGGCGGTGCCACCGCCGCTCCTGCCCGTCGAGGATTTCGCCCGGCCGCCCGACATCACAGCCGCCAAGCTCTCGCCCGATGGCAAACACCTCGGCTACCTCTTCGCGCGCGAGAAGCGGCTCGAACTGGGCATCATGCCGCTGGAGACGGAGCGCGCGCGCTCGTTCAGCTACGGCTACTGGCCCGTGGTCGGCTTCGATTGGCTGAGCTCCGAGCGCCTGTTGATCTGGGAAGGCGGTCTGGCGGCGATCAATCGCAACTTCAGCATGATGACCGGGCTGACCGGCTGGATTCGCCACGAGACGCAGCGCGGCGACGCCAATTACCTGTGGACCGACGAGGTGCTCGGGCATCGCGGCCCCGACAAGCAGCGCATTCTGATCAACGATTTCGACCACAAGGGCTGGGGCAAGAAAGCCGAGTGGTTCCCGAACGTGCTGGAGATGGACGCGTCGAGCGCGATGTTCCGCACCTACATCCTGAATCCCGGCCGCGTCGCGCAGTGGCTGCAAGGGTGGGACGGCGAGGTGCGGTTCGGCGTCGTGAAGGGCGAGAAAGTCGAAGACCCCTACCAACTGATCCAGCGCGACGGCCCCGGCCAACCGTGGCGCAAGCGCGAGCTGGGGGAACGTGCGCGGCATTTCTGGATTTCCGGCATCAGCGCCGACGGTGGCACGCTCTACGTCTCGCGCGAAGGCCCGACGCGGCGCTGGGAGCTGGCTGAACTCGACTTGAAGACGGGCGCGGTGGCCGAGGCTCCGTTGTTCCGCGCGGGCGACTACGACCTCACGCCGCCGGAGTGGATGCCGGTGTTCGCGGGCGAGACGCTGGCCAAGCCGATTTTTTCGGAAGGTTACCAGCGTCTCCTCGGTGTGCGCTACGTGACCGATGGGCCGCACGAATACTGGTTCAATCCCGACCTGGAAAACATCCAGAAGCAGATCCAGCAGATGCACCCGGACCACGTGAACCTGATCGTCAGCATGGACGATGCGGTGAAGCGCCTGCTGGTGTTGTCCTACTCCGCCCGCGAACCCGGCCTCTACACGCTCGTCGATCTCGAGACCGGCAAAGTCCGCGTGCTCGCGCGCCGCTGCCCGTGGATCAAGCCCGAGCACATGGCCGACACTTACCCGGTCGCGTGCACCGCGCGCGACGGACTGGCGTTGCACGGCTACCTCACCTTGCCCACCGGCCGGCCGCAGCGCGACCTGCCGATGGTGACGCTCGTGCATGGCGGCCCTTGGGTGCGCGACGTCTGGGGCTACGATCCGATCGTGCAGTTCCTCGCCAACCGCGGCTACGCGGTGTTGCAGGTGAACTACCGCGGTTCTTCCGGTTACGGCGCGGAGTTCCTCGATCAAGGTGCCAAGGAGATCGGCGGCAAAATCCAGGACGACATCACCGACATGACCGGATGGGTAGTGAAGCAGGGCATCGCCGACCCGCGCCGCCTCGCGATCATGGGCGCGAGCTACGGCGGCTACAGCACGCTCTTCGCGCTCGCCCAAACGCCCGCGATGTATCGCTGCGGCATCTCCTTCGCCGGAGTCGCGGACTGGCCGCTCTTGTGGAAGAGCCGCGCTGACGATGCGGCCAAGGAATCTTACTATTACTGGAGCAAGCGCATCGGCGACATGGAGGACCCCGCCGTGCAACAGCGACTCGCCGCCGTCTCACCCGTGCACATGGCCGGCCAGATGACGGCCCCGCTCCTGCTCATCCACGGCAAGGCCGACAACACCGTGCCGTTCGAGCATTCGGAGGCGATGGCCGCGGCGTTGACGAAGGCCGGTCGCCCGCCGCAGACGCTCTATCTGAACGAAGTGGGCCACTGGATTCCCAGCCACGAAAAGGGCGTGAAGTTCTACCAAGCCATCGAGCGTTTCCTCGCGCAGCACCTGAAGGCGCCGTGA
- a CDS encoding S9 family peptidase has protein sequence MVAVRKPGMIRHFGRATLCGLAALATVACADEKKPAGGSVPRLIPVEDFARAPQFFAPALSPDGAYVGYIVQKDENSGVGFLDVATGKAEFLWARRDKAFRFKNDVYGFEWVGDRRIVMMTSMGWVAVDANREHLRYLTGFGRWADEHPGQYSLGSPELFLPNAIIRQKLYDTKRLLVSVAPTEVGADRVHPDVFRLNTENGAFNSVMKNPGNVTAWLADWNGAVRFGLATDGVNASLIFRRKPDDAWSQPIPFGQDTIGHGFAGVGGDGETLYVFKPNAKGRKALYAHNLATGEVTGPLFQHDKYDVDTAIFSQKHQRLLGVRYITEGPRQFWFEPALATLQKQIDAAHPGLVNLIVSMDRDLRRMLVYSSSAREAGYYTLLDLENGQSKPLAAVRPWIKASEMADMFPVACKARDGLEINGYLTIPVGRGQKNHPMVVFVHGGPYGVRDEWGFDPLVQFLANRGYAVLQVNYRGSGGYGDEFYLKGRHEVGAKIEDDIEDMTRWAVKQGFADPRRVAIMGASYGGYSTLMALARTPDLFRCGVACMAVTNWVSLSDDLIEEHMIEAINWWRTQVGDIDKPEEKRRLADVSPVNLAAKITAPLFIMHGEEDGRVPIRQARAMVAALKKVGHPPETQFFENQGHNWPADKDGVEFLTKLEAFLAKNLTP, from the coding sequence GTGGTCGCCGTCAGAAAACCCGGCATGATTCGGCACTTCGGGAGGGCCACCCTGTGCGGGCTGGCAGCGCTCGCGACGGTCGCGTGCGCCGACGAGAAGAAGCCCGCTGGCGGCAGCGTGCCGCGGCTCATACCGGTGGAGGATTTCGCGCGCGCGCCGCAATTCTTCGCCCCTGCGCTTTCGCCGGACGGAGCCTATGTCGGCTACATCGTGCAGAAGGACGAGAACTCGGGGGTCGGTTTCCTCGACGTCGCGACGGGGAAAGCCGAGTTCCTCTGGGCGAGGCGGGACAAGGCTTTCCGCTTCAAGAACGACGTCTACGGTTTCGAGTGGGTCGGCGATCGCCGCATCGTGATGATGACGTCGATGGGCTGGGTGGCCGTGGACGCGAATCGCGAGCACCTGCGCTATTTGACGGGCTTCGGTCGCTGGGCCGATGAGCATCCGGGCCAGTATTCGCTCGGCTCGCCGGAGCTTTTCCTGCCGAACGCGATCATCCGCCAGAAATTGTATGATACCAAGCGGCTGCTGGTGAGCGTGGCGCCCACCGAGGTCGGCGCGGATCGCGTGCACCCCGATGTTTTCCGGCTCAACACCGAGAACGGCGCGTTCAATTCCGTGATGAAGAATCCGGGCAACGTCACCGCGTGGCTCGCGGACTGGAATGGCGCGGTGCGCTTCGGACTCGCGACCGACGGCGTGAACGCGAGCCTGATCTTCCGCCGCAAGCCGGACGACGCGTGGAGCCAGCCCATCCCGTTCGGCCAGGACACGATCGGTCACGGCTTCGCGGGCGTGGGTGGCGACGGCGAGACGTTGTATGTGTTCAAACCCAACGCGAAAGGCCGCAAGGCGCTCTACGCGCACAACCTCGCGACCGGCGAAGTCACGGGTCCGCTCTTCCAGCACGACAAATACGACGTGGACACGGCGATATTTTCCCAAAAACACCAGCGCCTGCTCGGCGTGCGCTACATCACGGAGGGCCCGCGCCAATTCTGGTTCGAGCCCGCGCTCGCCACGTTGCAGAAGCAGATCGACGCGGCGCATCCCGGGCTCGTGAACCTGATCGTCAGCATGGATCGCGACCTGCGCCGGATGCTCGTCTACTCGAGTTCGGCGCGCGAGGCGGGGTATTACACGCTCCTCGATCTCGAAAACGGTCAAAGCAAGCCGCTCGCCGCCGTGCGCCCCTGGATCAAGGCCTCGGAAATGGCCGACATGTTCCCCGTCGCCTGCAAGGCGCGCGATGGACTGGAAATCAATGGCTACCTCACGATCCCCGTCGGACGCGGCCAAAAGAACCACCCCATGGTCGTGTTCGTGCACGGCGGTCCCTACGGCGTGCGCGACGAATGGGGTTTCGATCCGCTCGTGCAGTTCCTCGCCAATCGCGGCTACGCCGTGCTGCAGGTGAACTACCGCGGCTCGGGCGGCTACGGCGATGAATTCTACCTCAAGGGACGCCACGAAGTGGGCGCCAAGATCGAGGACGACATCGAGGACATGACGCGGTGGGCCGTGAAACAGGGCTTCGCCGATCCGCGCCGCGTCGCCATCATGGGCGCGAGCTACGGCGGCTACAGCACGCTGATGGCGCTCGCGCGCACGCCGGACTTGTTCCGATGCGGCGTCGCCTGCATGGCGGTGACGAATTGGGTCAGCCTCTCCGACGACTTGATTGAGGAGCACATGATCGAGGCCATCAACTGGTGGCGCACGCAGGTCGGCGACATCGACAAACCCGAGGAGAAGCGCCGGCTCGCCGACGTGTCGCCGGTGAACCTGGCCGCGAAGATCACCGCTCCGCTCTTCATCATGCACGGTGAGGAAGACGGGCGCGTGCCAATCCGGCAGGCGCGCGCCATGGTCGCGGCGCTGAAGAAAGTCGGCCACCCGCCGGAAACGCAGTTCTTCGAGAACCAAGGCCACAATTGGCCGGCCGACAAAGACGGCGTCGAATTCCTGACGAAGCTCGAAGCCTTCCTCGCGAAGAACCTCACGCCGTGA
- a CDS encoding RidA family protein codes for MNVISAPQAPAAIGPYSHAIHAGPFVFCSGQTPLNPATGKLVEGDIEPQTHQVFANIKAVLSAAGLTLQDVAKSTVYLKDMADFAKMNAIYEAAFAPHKPARTTIQAGKLPLDCRVEIEVIAYKG; via the coding sequence ATGAACGTTATCTCCGCTCCCCAAGCTCCCGCCGCCATCGGCCCCTACTCTCACGCGATCCACGCCGGCCCGTTCGTGTTCTGCTCCGGCCAGACGCCCCTCAATCCCGCCACCGGCAAACTGGTCGAAGGCGACATCGAGCCGCAGACCCATCAGGTCTTCGCCAACATCAAGGCCGTCCTCTCCGCCGCCGGCCTCACGCTGCAGGACGTCGCCAAGTCCACCGTCTACCTCAAGGACATGGCCGACTTCGCCAAGATGAACGCCATCTACGAAGCCGCCTTCGCCCCGCACAAACCCGCCCGCACCACGATCCAGGCCGGCAAGCTCCCGCTCGATTGCCGCGTCGAGATCGAGGTCATTGCCTACAAGGGATGA
- a CDS encoding lipid A deacylase LpxR family protein: MTRRALALVALSLALGATARGGDDPIWHDLSVRRGSFTLVTENDKYFAGTDRHYTNGFKLLWLGETTLDRSQEFLKKVSEFIPTLRGIEAQQRYKIGLALGQDIYTPTDTETAALIPTDRPYAGWLYASMIAQAQEKDGSMLRVVELSLGVVGPSALGQAAQNGWHDVIHVPHAQGWANQLHDEPGIMLSWERRYRNYTFVADGHRLFDFISRARITLGNVYTHVAAGARVRLGWNLPPDFGADLIRPAGGSMANARAKAGFSTHLFLSAEARAVARNIFLDGNTWRDSHSVDKKPFMGDLSAGLVVTWPRFQLTYTQDMRTKEFRSQPRNDVFGSIALTWFY, translated from the coding sequence ATGACCCGTCGCGCACTCGCGCTCGTGGCGCTGAGCCTCGCGCTCGGCGCCACCGCCCGCGGCGGCGATGACCCGATCTGGCACGATCTCTCGGTGCGGCGAGGATCGTTCACGCTCGTCACGGAAAACGACAAATACTTCGCCGGCACGGACCGGCACTACACCAACGGCTTCAAGCTGCTCTGGCTCGGCGAGACCACGCTCGATCGTTCGCAGGAATTCCTGAAGAAGGTTTCCGAGTTCATCCCCACGCTGCGCGGCATCGAGGCCCAGCAACGCTACAAGATCGGCCTCGCGCTCGGGCAGGACATCTACACGCCCACCGACACCGAGACCGCCGCCCTCATCCCGACCGACCGGCCCTACGCGGGCTGGCTCTATGCCTCGATGATCGCGCAGGCCCAGGAAAAGGACGGCAGCATGCTGCGCGTCGTCGAACTCTCGCTCGGCGTCGTCGGCCCATCCGCGCTCGGCCAAGCGGCGCAAAACGGCTGGCACGACGTCATCCACGTCCCGCACGCCCAAGGCTGGGCCAACCAGCTCCACGACGAGCCCGGCATCATGCTCTCGTGGGAACGCCGCTACCGGAACTACACCTTCGTCGCCGACGGCCACCGGCTCTTCGACTTCATCAGCCGCGCGCGCATCACCCTCGGCAATGTCTACACGCACGTCGCCGCCGGCGCCCGCGTGCGTCTCGGCTGGAATCTCCCGCCCGATTTCGGCGCCGACCTCATCCGCCCCGCCGGCGGCAGCATGGCCAACGCCCGCGCCAAGGCCGGTTTCTCGACGCACCTCTTCCTCAGCGCCGAGGCCCGCGCCGTCGCGCGCAACATCTTCCTCGACGGCAACACCTGGCGCGACAGCCACTCCGTCGACAAGAAACCCTTCATGGGCGACTTGTCCGCCGGCCTCGTGGTGACGTGGCCGCGCTTCCAGCTCACCTACACGCAGGACATGCGCACGAAGGAATTCCGCAGCCAGCCGCGCAACGACGTCTTCGGCTCCATCGCGCTGACGTGGTTTTACTGA
- a CDS encoding ATPase has product MANPSYRIGVDGGGTKTELLLVDSAGAIVARHVGPGCNPSHLGADKARTVLLVALESLLAAANVAQTQIAATRLFVAGSAVTWREIVAQLRGYGTVTHGPDSLPVLELATGGAPGLVLHAGTGSFVAARAPDGSVHFAGGLGWRFGDPGSGYELGRRAIASALMELYGWSPATGLGAALQAHLGLADAAAIKGALYADPEANTKVAAFAPAVIELAQNGCRPAQIALASSIGELVAQGRLVTEKLFPGAKDITCGVSGAVLNNPAAHYALQAFVESNAWPVKMHFITEPPSEGVRRLLLRD; this is encoded by the coding sequence GTGGCGAACCCCTCTTACCGCATCGGCGTCGACGGCGGCGGCACCAAAACCGAACTTCTCCTCGTGGACTCGGCCGGCGCGATCGTCGCGCGCCACGTCGGCCCCGGCTGCAACCCCAGCCACCTCGGCGCGGACAAAGCGCGCACGGTGCTCCTCGTCGCGCTCGAATCCCTCCTCGCCGCCGCAAACGTCGCCCAAACCCAAATCGCCGCCACGCGCCTCTTCGTCGCCGGCAGCGCCGTCACCTGGCGCGAGATCGTCGCGCAGCTCCGCGGCTACGGCACCGTGACGCACGGCCCCGATTCACTGCCCGTGCTCGAACTCGCCACTGGCGGCGCGCCGGGGCTCGTGTTGCACGCCGGCACCGGCTCGTTCGTCGCCGCGCGCGCGCCCGACGGCTCGGTGCATTTCGCGGGCGGACTCGGCTGGCGCTTCGGCGATCCCGGCAGCGGCTACGAACTCGGCCGCCGCGCCATCGCCTCCGCCCTGATGGAGCTCTACGGCTGGTCGCCCGCCACCGGCCTCGGCGCCGCGCTCCAGGCGCACCTCGGTCTCGCAGACGCCGCCGCGATCAAAGGCGCGCTCTACGCCGACCCGGAGGCCAACACCAAAGTCGCCGCCTTCGCCCCGGCGGTGATCGAGCTCGCGCAAAATGGCTGCCGCCCCGCGCAAATCGCCCTCGCCAGCTCGATCGGCGAACTCGTCGCGCAAGGTCGCCTCGTCACCGAGAAGCTTTTCCCTGGCGCCAAGGACATCACCTGCGGCGTCAGCGGCGCCGTGCTCAACAACCCCGCCGCGCACTACGCGCTGCAAGCCTTCGTCGAATCGAACGCCTGGCCGGTGAAAATGCACTTCATCACCGAGCCCCCGAGCGAAGGCGTCCGCCGCCTCCTGCTCCGCGACTGA
- a CDS encoding sigma-70 family RNA polymerase sigma factor, with protein MPPAAQSPSDSQPIAGEAVFGSTQWSIVIESRRDSSSRREALEKLCRIYWLPVYGYLRRRGYSTPDAEDLTQGFFAYVIEGDFLDRPDPEKGRFRGYLIGALKHFLARHHERENTQKRGGGARVLDWTALDAEREFAVIDQPQLDPGATYERGWALALFAQALRRLEAEQAAAGHAEEFAALRPFLSSSPSQNEYAAIAEKLGIARATVAVRIFRLNRRYAELVRLEIAASVRSPSDIEQEMRHLLGILRG; from the coding sequence ATGCCGCCCGCGGCTCAGTCTCCTTCCGATTCCCAACCCATCGCGGGTGAGGCCGTGTTTGGCTCCACCCAATGGAGCATCGTGATCGAGTCGCGTCGCGACTCCTCCAGCCGCCGCGAGGCGCTCGAGAAGCTCTGCCGCATCTACTGGCTCCCCGTCTACGGCTACCTGCGCCGTCGCGGCTATTCCACGCCCGACGCCGAGGATCTGACGCAAGGCTTCTTCGCCTACGTGATCGAGGGCGATTTCCTCGACCGGCCCGATCCCGAGAAGGGCCGCTTCCGCGGTTACCTGATCGGCGCGCTGAAACATTTCCTCGCCCGCCACCACGAGCGCGAGAACACCCAGAAACGCGGCGGCGGCGCCCGCGTGCTCGATTGGACCGCGCTCGACGCCGAGCGTGAGTTCGCCGTCATCGACCAGCCCCAGCTCGATCCCGGCGCCACCTACGAACGCGGTTGGGCGTTGGCGCTTTTCGCGCAGGCGTTGCGCCGGCTCGAAGCCGAGCAAGCCGCCGCCGGACACGCCGAGGAATTCGCCGCCCTGCGGCCGTTTCTCAGCAGCAGTCCGTCGCAAAACGAATACGCTGCCATCGCGGAAAAACTCGGCATCGCCCGCGCCACCGTGGCCGTGCGCATCTTCCGCCTCAACCGCCGTTACGCCGAACTCGTCCGCCTTGAGATCGCGGCCAGCGTCCGGAGTCCCAGCGACATCGAGCAGGAGATGAGGCATCTGCTGGGCATCCTCCGCGGTTGA